In Aminobacterium sp. MB27-C1, a single genomic region encodes these proteins:
- a CDS encoding MBL fold metallo-hydrolase, with the protein MGISLERCFHPIGQGAFYTEKFFDRDRNSFFNVVYDCGTETSLKTIKSEIESCFTPKEPIDAVFISHLHNDHVNGLKYLINYCDVKNIFLPLLTDEERIEALLHNAIYNRNNIFIQNLISAQDSNQIPNFEGKIYFIGYGGERFSGEGSLFRLDPDDNRFNREDSSRKGGQKGPILNPDTEITTCLGNEWVFLPFNYKARNQSTSLIKELNDRGISLESTDDFKKMWKDIETQKRLKEAYRNLNGDLNSNSMTLYSGPKHKFFYMNYIKKGSFYDKQWMDYESSLSFLRFYDNYVPYHFREYFKCPLLEIIDDASRFLKHWNEIKYHPPLGCLYLGDYDANNWEELNNKYKSYWEKIGMIQVPHHGSKHNYNFELSKKEAYIFIISAGENNKYGHPDPSIFNSLLENQKFPFLISENKKSEIKICGEF; encoded by the coding sequence ATGGGAATTTCGCTAGAAAGATGTTTCCATCCTATAGGGCAAGGAGCCTTCTACACCGAAAAATTTTTTGATAGAGATAGAAATAGTTTCTTTAACGTTGTTTATGATTGTGGTACAGAAACTAGTCTAAAAACCATAAAGTCAGAAATAGAAAGCTGTTTCACTCCTAAAGAACCAATAGACGCTGTTTTCATTTCTCATTTACATAATGACCACGTTAACGGTCTAAAGTATCTAATAAATTATTGTGATGTCAAAAATATTTTTCTTCCTCTGTTAACTGACGAAGAAAGGATAGAAGCTCTTCTTCATAATGCTATATATAATAGGAATAACATATTTATTCAAAATTTAATCTCTGCACAAGATAGCAACCAAATACCCAACTTCGAAGGGAAAATTTATTTTATTGGGTATGGAGGTGAGCGTTTTAGTGGTGAAGGCTCTTTATTTAGACTTGACCCTGATGATAACCGCTTCAATAGAGAAGACTCATCTAGGAAAGGGGGACAAAAAGGACCAATTTTAAATCCAGATACCGAAATAACAACGTGCCTGGGGAACGAATGGGTTTTTTTACCATTTAATTATAAAGCGCGCAATCAAAGTACATCGCTAATAAAAGAGCTAAATGATAGAGGGATCTCCCTGGAATCTACAGATGACTTTAAAAAAATGTGGAAAGACATTGAAACCCAAAAAAGATTAAAAGAGGCGTATAGGAATCTAAATGGGGATCTTAATTCGAATTCCATGACACTTTATTCTGGACCGAAACATAAATTTTTTTATATGAATTACATTAAAAAGGGATCCTTTTATGACAAACAGTGGATGGACTATGAAAGCTCTTTAAGTTTTTTACGTTTTTATGATAATTATGTACCTTACCATTTTCGAGAGTATTTTAAATGTCCCTTATTAGAAATTATTGATGATGCCTCACGTTTTTTGAAGCATTGGAATGAAATTAAATACCACCCACCTCTTGGGTGCCTTTACCTTGGTGATTATGACGCTAATAATTGGGAAGAGCTAAACAATAAATATAAAAGCTACTGGGAGAAAATCGGCATGATACAAGTTCCACACCATGGTTCAAAGCACAATTACAATTTTGAGTTAAGTAAAAAAGAGGCATATATTTTTATTATATCGGCCGGAGAAAATAATAAATACGGACACCCTGATCCTTCAATTTTTAATTCTCTATTGGAGAATCAGAAATTCCCTTTTTTAATTTCAGAAAATAAAAAAAGCGAAATTAAAATTTGTGGTGAGTTTTAG
- a CDS encoding type I restriction endonuclease subunit R, whose protein sequence is MTGFHFNEKHLSQIPALQELINLGFIYLTPEQALRERLGKRSNVLLEGILREQLKKINRIYYKNEEYLFSEENIQSAIQKFKNIDYAGLLKTNENIYDLLTLGTSLEQTVNGDSKSFNLHYIDWCDWTNNSFHVTAEFSVEKTKSLETTRPDIVLFVNGIPFVVIECKSPNVDIAEAISQSIRNQREEYIPKLFVYTQMVMGINKNSSLYATVGSSAKFWNVWKELSDSEDSVSSCINKPISSQNKQLLFSGDFAHSKTYFDDLEKIERIVTVQDKAVFSLCRPERLLDLVYKFTVFDNGIRKLARYQQYFVIKFTLNRVKQYDEEGCRKGGIIWHTQGSGKSLTMVMLTRNLALDPDIPAPKIVLVTDRENLDIQLSNTFMTCGFYPKRAKSGRHLLELISERKSSIITTIINKFDKALNVKQFHDDSPDIYVLVDESHRSNYNSMAARMRQMFPKACYLGFTGTPLMKKEKNSFSKFGGLIEPIYSIRQAVEDGVVVPLLYEGRHVEMEQNKNAIDLWFERHTQNLSKEQKADMKKKYAHAETLNKTDQVIYMRAFDISTHFKENWQGTGLKAQLVAPSKKSALKYHEYLKHIGEVSSEVLISAPDKREGFEDVFEDPTEEVVSFWHSRMERYGSEEEYNNQVINQFKNGEDLEILIVVHKLLTGFDAPRNTVLYLCRSLKEHTLLQAIARVNRLHDDKEFGFIVDYVSILEELDKALNMYDALEGFDEEDLVGTLTSVNEEIKKLPQVYSDLYNIFKTVKHKKDEEAYEQLLGDDALRESFYENLYEFSKILKIALSTEHFLNKTPESKINMYKNDLLRFQKLKASVKLRYAEAIDYRDYEPKIMKLLNTHIHADGVIQLNKPVNIFDDRTFTQVKEDHGIFQGKSIAARADIIAHTTKKVITEKMEEDPAFFKKFSQLIQQAIDDYRQKRLSDLQYLNTVSDLRHKIVTRHHDDMPSQIEGDDNAMAYYGVIQPFFNQKGLDERKIEDIAADMALEIKKIFYKYWKVQFWDDEVAQNKVINAIDDYLYDDIRDEKRIDFSSDEMDEIIEQLMQVAKFRMV, encoded by the coding sequence ATGACTGGTTTCCATTTTAACGAAAAACATCTTTCTCAGATTCCAGCTTTGCAGGAATTAATCAATCTTGGTTTTATCTATCTAACTCCTGAGCAGGCTCTTCGCGAACGTCTCGGAAAAAGAAGTAATGTCCTTTTGGAGGGGATTTTAAGAGAGCAACTAAAAAAAATAAATCGTATTTATTACAAAAATGAAGAATATTTATTTAGCGAAGAAAACATTCAATCTGCCATTCAAAAATTTAAAAATATTGACTATGCTGGCCTTTTGAAGACAAATGAAAACATTTATGATCTCTTGACATTGGGGACTTCTCTTGAACAGACTGTTAACGGGGATTCAAAAAGTTTTAATCTTCATTACATTGATTGGTGCGATTGGACTAATAATAGCTTTCATGTTACTGCTGAATTTTCTGTGGAAAAGACGAAAAGCCTTGAAACGACAAGACCTGACATTGTCCTTTTTGTGAATGGTATTCCTTTTGTGGTAATAGAATGCAAGTCTCCTAATGTAGATATAGCAGAAGCAATAAGTCAGTCTATAAGAAATCAAAGAGAGGAGTATATTCCCAAACTTTTTGTTTACACTCAAATGGTAATGGGTATAAATAAGAATTCCTCTTTATATGCTACCGTAGGTTCTTCTGCAAAATTTTGGAATGTATGGAAGGAACTTTCCGACAGTGAAGATTCAGTATCTTCATGCATTAATAAGCCTATTTCCTCTCAAAATAAACAACTACTTTTTTCTGGTGATTTTGCACATTCAAAAACATATTTCGATGATTTAGAAAAGATAGAAAGAATTGTTACTGTTCAAGACAAAGCGGTTTTCAGCTTATGCCGTCCAGAACGATTACTGGATCTTGTCTATAAATTTACAGTTTTCGATAATGGAATTCGTAAATTAGCTAGATATCAACAGTATTTTGTGATCAAGTTTACTTTAAATAGAGTGAAGCAATATGACGAAGAAGGTTGTCGTAAGGGCGGAATTATCTGGCACACGCAAGGATCCGGTAAATCTTTAACTATGGTTATGCTTACACGAAATTTAGCACTAGATCCCGATATTCCTGCCCCTAAAATAGTTCTCGTTACGGATAGAGAGAACCTAGATATTCAATTAAGCAACACCTTCATGACATGTGGTTTTTACCCTAAAAGAGCGAAGTCAGGTAGGCATTTGCTTGAGCTTATAAGTGAACGCAAATCCTCTATTATTACGACTATCATTAATAAATTTGATAAAGCTTTAAATGTTAAACAGTTTCATGACGATTCACCAGATATATATGTACTTGTAGATGAAAGTCATCGTTCAAATTATAATTCCATGGCTGCACGAATGCGACAGATGTTTCCAAAAGCTTGTTATTTAGGATTTACAGGAACTCCTTTGATGAAGAAAGAAAAGAACAGCTTTTCTAAATTCGGTGGTTTGATTGAGCCCATTTACTCTATTCGGCAAGCTGTTGAAGATGGAGTAGTTGTCCCTTTGCTTTATGAAGGCCGTCATGTAGAAATGGAGCAAAATAAGAATGCTATCGATTTATGGTTTGAGCGCCATACCCAAAATCTTTCGAAGGAACAAAAGGCAGACATGAAAAAGAAATATGCTCATGCAGAAACACTCAATAAAACTGACCAGGTTATTTATATGAGAGCTTTTGATATCAGTACTCATTTTAAGGAAAATTGGCAAGGGACAGGCTTGAAAGCACAATTAGTAGCGCCAAGTAAAAAATCAGCTCTGAAATATCACGAATATCTTAAGCATATTGGTGAAGTGTCCTCCGAGGTCCTTATTTCTGCTCCTGATAAAAGGGAGGGATTTGAAGATGTTTTTGAAGACCCCACAGAAGAAGTCGTTTCCTTTTGGCATAGCAGAATGGAAAGGTATGGTTCAGAAGAGGAGTATAACAATCAGGTTATCAATCAATTTAAAAATGGAGAAGATCTGGAAATTCTTATAGTAGTTCACAAGTTGTTGACGGGGTTTGACGCTCCGAGAAATACAGTCCTTTATCTTTGCAGAAGCCTTAAAGAACACACTTTGCTTCAGGCTATAGCAAGAGTAAATCGCTTACACGATGATAAAGAGTTTGGCTTTATTGTTGACTACGTGAGTATTCTTGAAGAACTCGATAAGGCTTTGAATATGTATGATGCTTTAGAAGGTTTTGACGAGGAGGATCTTGTGGGAACACTCACTTCTGTGAATGAAGAGATAAAGAAGCTTCCACAAGTATATTCTGATCTTTATAATATTTTTAAAACAGTAAAACATAAAAAAGATGAGGAGGCTTATGAACAGTTGCTTGGAGATGATGCTTTGCGAGAAAGCTTTTATGAAAATTTGTATGAGTTTAGTAAAATTTTAAAAATAGCTCTTTCGACAGAGCATTTTCTCAATAAAACCCCGGAAAGTAAGATCAATATGTATAAAAATGATCTTTTACGTTTTCAAAAATTGAAGGCTTCTGTAAAGTTGCGTTATGCCGAGGCCATTGATTATAGGGATTATGAACCTAAAATTATGAAACTTTTAAACACGCATATTCATGCAGATGGAGTAATTCAGCTTAATAAACCTGTCAATATTTTTGATGATCGTACCTTTACTCAAGTCAAAGAAGATCATGGAATATTTCAAGGTAAGAGTATTGCTGCCAGAGCAGATATTATTGCACATACAACAAAAAAAGTTATTACGGAAAAAATGGAGGAAGATCCCGCTTTCTTCAAAAAGTTTTCTCAATTAATTCAACAAGCAATAGATGACTATAGACAAAAACGTCTATCTGATCTTCAATACCTAAATACAGTAAGTGACCTTAGACATAAAATTGTTACTCGTCATCATGATGATATGCCTTCACAAATAGAAGGTGATGATAACGCTATGGCATATTATGGAGTCATCCAACCCTTTTTCAATCAAAAAGGATTGGATGAAAGAAAGATTGAAGATATAGCAGCCGATATGGCCCTTGAAATCAAGAAGATTTTTTATAAATATTGGAAGGTACAGTTTTGGGATGATGAGGTGGCACAAAATAAAGTAATTAATGCTATAGATGATTATCTTTATGATGATATACGAGATGAGAAAAGAATCGATTTTTCTTCCGACGAAATGGATGAAATTATCGAACAACTCATGCAGGTAGCTAAATTTAGGATGGTATAA
- a CDS encoding linear amide C-N hydrolase, producing the protein MNRKARIWPKTQQPQSRHYNYHCHHSLHLSIFLAVALIFLIGFQAHACTRILYETGTNNYIVGRTMDWYDDTKTDLWAFPRSLKRDGGCGSNSITWTSKYGSLVADIYNTGTVDGINDAGLIVNVLYLSESDYGDAKASGRPLLSIGAWGQYILDNYATVAEAVNSLKKEPFSIVAPPLPGGKAASGHVAIADTSGDSAIFEYIEGKLVTHHNRAYVVMTNSPPFNEQLAIDSYWKSVGGMKFLPGTHRASDRFARISWNLDATPKVDSPERAIATVFSLIRHISVPLGIVDPEKPNLSSTLWRTVADTKARRYYFESVLTPAVFWVDLEKLNLKEGAKPTKLDLSSNPILSGEVSSKFTPTEPFPFLSE; encoded by the coding sequence GTGAACAGAAAAGCTCGGATCTGGCCCAAAACGCAGCAGCCCCAATCCCGCCACTATAACTACCACTGCCACCACTCTTTACATCTATCAATCTTCCTCGCCGTTGCACTCATCTTTTTAATCGGATTTCAAGCCCACGCCTGCACCCGAATTCTCTATGAAACTGGCACAAATAACTACATCGTCGGGCGAACTATGGACTGGTACGACGATACAAAAACCGACCTATGGGCTTTTCCGCGCAGCTTGAAACGAGATGGAGGCTGTGGTTCCAACTCCATTACATGGACGTCAAAATATGGTTCGCTTGTAGCAGATATTTACAATACGGGAACAGTAGACGGAATCAACGATGCCGGACTCATCGTCAACGTTTTGTACCTTTCCGAATCCGACTATGGAGACGCCAAGGCGTCAGGACGCCCGTTACTCTCGATTGGCGCCTGGGGGCAATATATTCTCGACAACTACGCTACTGTTGCGGAAGCCGTAAATTCCCTCAAAAAAGAGCCCTTTTCTATCGTTGCGCCACCTCTCCCCGGAGGAAAAGCAGCCAGCGGCCATGTTGCAATCGCAGACACATCGGGCGACAGCGCCATCTTCGAATACATCGAAGGCAAACTTGTAACTCACCACAATCGCGCATACGTGGTCATGACCAACTCGCCTCCCTTTAATGAGCAACTGGCTATCGATAGCTATTGGAAGAGCGTCGGCGGCATGAAGTTTTTACCTGGAACCCACCGAGCTTCAGACCGTTTCGCTCGCATCAGCTGGAACCTCGACGCCACCCCCAAAGTAGACTCTCCAGAACGCGCCATCGCGACAGTTTTCTCTTTAATACGCCACATATCAGTTCCCCTGGGAATCGTCGACCCGGAAAAACCGAATCTCTCTTCCACACTCTGGCGCACAGTGGCGGACACTAAAGCCCGTCGCTACTATTTTGAGTCGGTGCTGACTCCTGCTGTATTTTGGGTGGATTTGGAAAAGTTGAATCTGAAGGAAGGGGCGAAACCCACGAAACTCGACTTGAGCAGCAATCCCATTCTCTCTGGCGAAGTCTCAAGTAAATTCACCCCAACGGAACCCTTCCCGTTCCTTTCGGAATGA
- a CDS encoding ubiquitin-conjugating enzyme E2, with amino-acid sequence MGKEDRYGLIQFLRDYPKMSIVPSKDVSLLFKLRGRFDFQVQLNEPINGSFMLEILVPINYPQDLPVVKEVERQIPLDGWHHVNSDGSLCLGSPIRLLKKVHDNPNLTGFAENCLVPFLCAISYRFKFGGDFIYGELRHGAEGIIDDYKDLLGLKTKSQVLKTLKLLGMRKKRANKKLCPCGCNRKLGACEFHYKLNDLRKIASRSWFREHFKKLKKEK; translated from the coding sequence ATGGGAAAAGAGGATCGATATGGTTTGATTCAATTTTTGAGAGATTATCCTAAAATGTCGATTGTTCCATCTAAAGATGTAAGTCTTTTGTTTAAGCTTAGGGGGCGATTTGACTTTCAGGTTCAACTCAACGAGCCTATCAACGGTAGCTTTATGCTTGAAATATTAGTTCCAATTAATTACCCTCAAGACTTGCCAGTTGTGAAGGAAGTCGAACGTCAAATTCCTCTTGATGGTTGGCACCATGTAAATAGTGATGGCTCTCTATGCTTGGGATCTCCAATTAGATTACTAAAAAAGGTTCATGATAATCCCAATCTAACAGGTTTTGCAGAAAATTGTCTTGTACCTTTCCTATGCGCCATATCCTATAGATTTAAATTTGGTGGTGATTTTATTTATGGGGAGTTGCGCCATGGGGCAGAGGGGATAATAGATGACTATAAGGATTTGCTTGGACTAAAAACTAAATCGCAAGTTTTAAAAACATTAAAATTACTAGGGATGAGAAAAAAACGGGCGAACAAAAAACTTTGTCCATGTGGGTGCAATCGTAAACTTGGAGCCTGCGAATTTCATTATAAATTAAATGACCTAAGAAAAATTGCTTCTCGATCATGGTTCCGGGAGCATTTTAAAAAATTAAAAAAGGAAAAGTAA
- a CDS encoding DUF2188 domain-containing protein has protein sequence MAKGKNQHVVKHPSGWAVKGEGNTKATKVTRTQAEAIEVAENIARNQKSDTKIHGENGKIRAGNSYGNDPCPPKDKK, from the coding sequence ATGGCAAAAGGTAAAAACCAGCATGTTGTAAAGCATCCCAGTGGTTGGGCTGTTAAAGGTGAAGGAAATACTAAGGCAACCAAAGTAACTCGAACACAAGCAGAAGCTATTGAAGTTGCAGAAAATATTGCTAGAAATCAAAAATCGGACACTAAGATTCATGGTGAAAATGGAAAGATTCGTGCTGGTAATAGCTACGGAAATGATCCTTGCCCACCAAAAGATAAAAAATGA
- a CDS encoding restriction endonuclease subunit S — protein sequence MNSFFPERSIKEIAKVIVSSVDKKSVSCEVSVSLCNYSDVYYNNVITKDMVFMGATAKESEIGKFALMPNDVVITKDSESANDIGIPAFVESVPKNLICGYHLAILRPNKSIDAKFLSYALQLPKVARNFYRYSNGVTRFGLTEETYRKVTIPFPSYSEQKAIADLLSTWDEAIEKTERLIELKEKQQSFWMTRLLKKQIRLKGFNQAWTACSLGELFTERKEKDFSNLPLLSITKTQGVIPQNLNGKRDTSCEDKSCYLRICKGDIGYNTMRMWQGVSALSNLEGIVSPAYTICVPKDNVDGVFMAYLFKLPRMIHLFYRYSQGLTSDTLNLKFHHFSKIKICIPSLKEQKAIASFLKVADNEKDLLERLKKLLIIQKKGLMQKLLTGKWRVNHKIVNQHMEV from the coding sequence ATGAACTCCTTTTTCCCAGAGAGATCAATTAAAGAGATAGCGAAGGTGATTGTAAGTAGTGTCGATAAAAAGTCGGTTTCTTGTGAGGTCTCTGTGAGTTTATGTAACTATTCAGATGTTTACTATAACAACGTCATTACAAAAGATATGGTTTTTATGGGGGCGACGGCTAAAGAAAGTGAAATTGGAAAGTTTGCATTAATGCCCAACGATGTCGTTATAACAAAGGATTCGGAGAGTGCAAACGATATTGGCATTCCTGCTTTTGTTGAAAGCGTTCCAAAAAATTTAATTTGTGGTTATCATCTCGCAATTTTAAGGCCTAATAAATCTATTGATGCAAAATTTCTTTCGTATGCGTTACAGCTTCCAAAAGTTGCACGTAATTTTTATCGTTACTCAAACGGCGTTACGAGATTTGGGCTAACAGAAGAAACGTATCGAAAAGTTACAATACCTTTCCCCTCTTATTCCGAACAAAAGGCTATCGCCGATCTGCTGAGCACTTGGGATGAAGCTATCGAAAAAACTGAACGGTTGATCGAGCTAAAGGAGAAGCAACAATCTTTTTGGATGACTCGGTTATTGAAGAAACAAATCCGTCTTAAAGGATTTAATCAAGCGTGGACAGCATGTTCGTTAGGAGAGCTTTTTACAGAGAGAAAAGAAAAAGATTTCTCTAATTTGCCATTGCTTTCTATTACTAAAACTCAAGGAGTAATACCTCAAAATTTGAATGGTAAAAGAGATACTTCTTGTGAAGATAAATCTTGTTATCTTAGAATATGCAAGGGGGATATAGGGTATAACACTATGCGGATGTGGCAAGGAGTATCAGCTTTATCAAATCTTGAAGGTATTGTTAGTCCAGCTTATACAATTTGCGTTCCTAAAGATAATGTAGACGGGGTGTTTATGGCCTATCTTTTCAAACTCCCAAGAATGATCCACCTTTTTTATAGATATTCTCAAGGGCTTACTTCTGATACTTTGAATCTTAAATTTCATCATTTCAGTAAGATAAAGATTTGTATTCCTAGTTTAAAAGAACAGAAGGCTATTGCAAGTTTCTTAAAGGTAGCTGACAATGAAAAAGATCTCTTAGAAAGATTAAAAAAACTCTTAATAATACAAAAAAAGGGTTTAATGCAGAAACTTTTAACTGGAAAATGGCGAGTGAATCATAAAATCGTCAATCAACATATGGAGGTGTAA
- a CDS encoding CBASS cGAMP-activated phospholipase, which yields MSKIFRILSVDGGGIRGVYPAHILRCIEERLHINLYEIFDMITGTSTGSIIAAGVAIRLPVADIVEMYRKYGSKIFQKKKFFFSGRNLKKFCQPLVDSIYDSQYLEKILKEVCQGTCLGEIDKPLLIPSTDIGNGGVHVFKSGYSTDFNRDNNVLLKDAILASCSAPIFFDPHKIDHYLLADGGLWANNPALAAVIDAQRRLGAEKENIRVFSIGTGYSKTMYGTSKLRKWGFLNGWRHKKFIGFILSLQSQSAMNYLKLQLRSEQIKRIDFNSDTPLSLDDVSVIDDLISKADRDFTHESTSIRDFLQGGE from the coding sequence ATGAGCAAAATATTCAGAATATTGAGTGTTGATGGAGGGGGAATTCGAGGAGTATATCCTGCCCATATACTTCGATGTATTGAAGAACGATTGCATATCAATCTTTACGAAATCTTCGATATGATTACTGGCACAAGTACTGGTTCTATTATTGCTGCAGGTGTGGCTATCCGTCTCCCAGTAGCCGATATTGTTGAAATGTATAGAAAGTACGGTAGCAAAATCTTTCAGAAAAAGAAGTTTTTCTTTTCAGGTAGAAATTTAAAAAAATTCTGCCAGCCGCTGGTAGATAGTATCTATGATTCTCAATACCTAGAGAAAATACTTAAAGAGGTGTGTCAAGGAACGTGTTTGGGTGAAATTGATAAACCTCTTTTGATTCCATCTACTGATATTGGTAATGGAGGAGTTCATGTTTTTAAATCAGGATATTCTACGGACTTCAACCGTGATAACAACGTCCTTCTCAAAGATGCTATTTTAGCTTCTTGCTCAGCTCCAATTTTCTTTGATCCACATAAAATTGACCATTATCTTTTAGCTGATGGCGGGCTTTGGGCCAATAATCCCGCATTGGCAGCTGTGATTGATGCTCAGCGACGTTTAGGGGCCGAAAAAGAGAATATTAGGGTTTTCTCTATTGGCACCGGTTATTCCAAAACGATGTATGGTACAAGTAAATTACGCAAATGGGGTTTTCTTAATGGATGGAGGCATAAAAAATTTATTGGCTTCATCCTGTCTTTGCAAAGTCAAAGCGCCATGAATTACCTAAAATTGCAACTTCGTTCCGAGCAGATTAAGCGAATTGATTTTAACTCTGATACTCCGTTGTCCTTAGATGATGTATCTGTGATCGATGATTTGATATCAAAAGCAGACAGAGACTTTACTCATGAGAGTACTTCGATTAGAGATTTCCTACAGGGAGGAGAATGA
- a CDS encoding M48 family metallopeptidase, with amino-acid sequence MPLKCSIKYGKEVICFHLIYSNRKTIEISVFPDLSVVVKAPSHINYSVIEKRIKKRANWIKKQQKYFEQFTIKTSTRSYIGGETHLYLGKQYRLKISVGNISEVKLTRGYFLISCKNEIKPEKVKQLMDNWYREKAREEYEKIFYQCWPYFEKLGFSKPQIKIRQMKTRWGSLSKRGNLTLNLDLIKVPKECIEYVITHELCHLRHYNHSADFYNLLEKFMPDWKRRKHKLELTFL; translated from the coding sequence ATGCCTTTAAAGTGTTCAATTAAATATGGGAAAGAGGTTATTTGCTTCCATTTAATCTATTCTAATCGTAAAACCATTGAAATCTCGGTTTTTCCCGATTTAAGCGTGGTTGTTAAGGCTCCTTCTCATATAAATTATTCTGTTATTGAAAAACGTATAAAAAAACGAGCTAATTGGATTAAAAAGCAACAAAAATACTTTGAACAATTTACTATAAAAACGTCGACAAGAAGTTATATTGGGGGAGAAACACATCTTTATCTGGGTAAGCAATATAGACTGAAAATTTCAGTAGGGAATATATCTGAGGTTAAACTTACTAGAGGATACTTTTTAATCAGTTGTAAAAATGAAATCAAACCGGAAAAAGTGAAACAACTTATGGATAATTGGTATAGGGAAAAGGCGCGTGAGGAATATGAAAAAATTTTTTATCAATGTTGGCCTTATTTCGAAAAATTAGGGTTTTCTAAGCCGCAAATAAAAATTCGACAAATGAAAACTCGATGGGGAAGCCTATCAAAAAGAGGGAACCTTACATTGAATCTAGATCTCATTAAGGTGCCCAAAGAATGTATTGAATACGTTATTACCCATGAACTCTGTCATTTACGACATTATAATCATAGCGCAGATTTCTATAATCTTCTTGAAAAATTTATGCCAGATTGGAAACGACGTAAACATAAGCTAGAATTGACGTTTTTATAA
- a CDS encoding nucleotidyltransferase, whose protein sequence is MIILEQKKLIIENMIELLELPESAYEKAIKRYEDIGSWLSRDDSSVYINKPHIFPQGSFRLGTAIRPLNDNEEYDVDLSCKLREGITHVSHTQEFLKSIVGRELEAYRVSRGIKEALEEKHRCWRLEYQDDLSFHMDIVPCIPADESTKKKTVESMRKFGLEESMANSASQTAVYITDNRRQGYRRICCDWKISNPEGYAHWFEYRMDPQRLKAFQVRGQVDNMPLYKRKTPLQRAIQLLKRHRDQMFKGNEDLKPISIIITTLAARAYTGEQNVFSALQNILKNMGQYVNKSTPRIPNPVDPAEDFADRWGMEKYKNLNLEKNFWDWLKQAQLDFESITSTLDTHFITEQAQQKFSLKLNQSELSRKLGINLDSEERVTPKVHVISDPAKPWENG, encoded by the coding sequence ATGATTATACTAGAACAGAAGAAATTAATTATTGAAAACATGATTGAATTACTAGAGCTACCTGAGTCAGCCTATGAAAAGGCTATAAAAAGGTACGAAGATATTGGTAGTTGGTTAAGTAGGGATGACTCTTCTGTTTATATAAACAAGCCTCATATTTTCCCACAAGGTTCTTTTCGCTTGGGAACAGCAATTCGACCACTTAATGATAATGAAGAATATGATGTGGATCTTTCTTGCAAGCTTAGAGAAGGTATTACACATGTTAGCCATACACAGGAGTTCTTAAAATCAATTGTAGGCCGAGAACTTGAAGCTTATCGAGTTTCCAGAGGAATCAAGGAAGCACTTGAGGAGAAGCATCGTTGTTGGCGCTTAGAATATCAGGATGATTTGAGCTTCCACATGGATATTGTTCCTTGTATTCCAGCTGATGAGAGTACAAAGAAAAAGACCGTTGAATCAATGCGCAAATTTGGCCTAGAGGAATCTATGGCAAATTCAGCTTCGCAAACCGCCGTTTACATTACGGACAATAGACGTCAAGGGTACAGAAGAATCTGTTGTGATTGGAAGATAAGCAATCCAGAAGGATATGCTCATTGGTTCGAATATCGAATGGATCCTCAAAGATTGAAAGCATTTCAAGTAAGAGGTCAAGTTGATAATATGCCCCTGTATAAGAGGAAAACGCCCTTACAACGAGCAATCCAACTATTAAAACGACACAGAGATCAGATGTTTAAAGGGAATGAAGATCTAAAACCTATTTCTATTATTATTACAACTCTTGCTGCTAGAGCGTACACAGGAGAACAAAATGTCTTTTCGGCACTACAAAATATTTTAAAAAACATGGGGCAGTATGTAAATAAAAGTACCCCACGAATCCCTAATCCTGTTGACCCAGCAGAAGATTTTGCAGACCGTTGGGGGATGGAAAAATATAAGAATCTTAATTTAGAAAAAAATTTTTGGGATTGGTTAAAGCAAGCACAACTAGATTTTGAGAGCATAACTTCCACTCTTGACACTCATTTTATTACAGAACAGGCACAACAAAAATTTTCGCTAAAGCTAAATCAATCTGAGTTATCTAGAAAACTTGGTATTAACCTTGATTCAGAAGAAAGAGTTACCCCTAAGGTTCATGTAATTTCAGATCCTGCGAAACCATGGGAAAACGGTTAA